The following nucleotide sequence is from Halorussus caseinilyticus.
CGGCCAGCGTCGTCGCTCCGTCCACGTCGTCCACCCGGCTATCGACCGGACCGCTCGGGTGGAAGGGTCGTTCCAGCACGCCGTCGTCGTCGGTGTCCGCGCCGGGCGCGTCGGCCCAGTAGTTGCCCCGGCCGTCGCCGGTCCAGACCCGGAGCGGACCGAGCGACGCCGAGACGTACCGGTCGTTGTCCACGAAGTCGTTCGCCACGACCCGGTTGGTCGAGATGAGCGACGACGCGCGGAATCCCACGTCGTTGCCGACCACGACGTTGCGCTCGTAGAGGGAGGTCCGCGAGGGCGCTTCGAGACCGTAGTGGTTGTCAACGACCACGTTCTCGGCGACGTAGGACGCCCGACCGCCGACGTTGACGCCCGAGTAGCTATCGCGGACCTCGTTTCCGACGATTAGGTTACCGGTCGGCCGAGTCATCACGACCACGCCCATGTCGGTTCCCGTCGCGGTGTTGTTGGCGACCAGCGCGCCGGAGGTGTACATCTCGTGGACGCCAAAGCGCATCCCGTCGCGGCCGACCATCCGGTTGTCCCTGACGACGAGTCCGTCCGCGAGGTGGGTGTACACCCCGTCGCGGCCCCCGACGAACGTCGAGTCCTGCACGACGACCCGCGAGCGCATCACCATCACGCCCATGAAGCCGTCGGTCCACTCCTCGCTTCCGACGACGGTGACGTTCTCCACGACGGCGTTTTGGCTCCAGCGCACGACGACGCCGTTCGCGGGGGTATCGACGGAGACGTTCCGGACCAGCGACCCGTTGGCCGAGTCGAGTGTGACGCCAGCGTCACCGTATCCGTAGCCGAGTTGGACCCGGTAGTCCCACTGGTCGGCCCGGTCGGTCGAGACGTTCTCGGCCGAGAGCGTGCCGCCGACGCCCGAGATTCGGAGGTCCGCGACTGCCACGCGCGGCGCTGTCGCGGTCACGACGGTCCCGGTTCCGTCGCCTCGGAGGTGGGTCGCGTTCCCGGCACCGCGGAGCGTCAGGGGCTTGTCGATGGTGAGGGGGTCGTCGGTCGTGCGGTCGGCGTCGTAGGTGCCGGGCGGGACCCGAACCGCGGTGTTCGGCGGGGCCGCATCGACCGCCGCCGCGAGGGTCGGCGCGTCCTCGCCGACGACCACCGAGACCGGCCGGTCGAGAAGTCGGTCGGCGTCGGCGACTCGCTGGTCGGCCCACTGATGTCGCTCGCGGACCGCGGTCCGGAACGACTCGCGGGTCGCGGCCCCGGTTCCGAAGTCGGTCGCTCGAACCGCCTCCCACCGGCGGAGTTCGCCGCCGTACTCGGCGGCGAACTCCGCGGCGGCCGACCGGGTAGAGAAGGGGACGACCGCTTCGCCCGCCGGGGTTCGCGCTCTGCTCCCGACGACGAAGTAGGCGTCCTCGGCCGCGACCCACCCGACGTACGCCGATGGGGTGTCGGGTTTCCGGAGGTAGCCGTCGTCGCCGACTTCCAACCGGGCGTCGGCGTAGTCGCTGACGTACACCGTCAGCGGGACGCCGAACTGTCGGGCGTGGCCCTCGCGCGCGAGTTCGTCAACCAGCGAGGTGACGCCGTGGTAGCCCACGACGTAGCGATACTGGGAGTAGAACACTTCGGCGCGCGGAATCTCGACGCCGCGCTCGCGGGCCTCGACGGTGGTGGCGGCGGTCATCCCCATGTCGATGGTGTCCTCGAAGGGGACCGGTTCGGGGCGGCGCGCGCCCACGTCCACCGCGAACGCGGCGCTACTCACCAGCAGGAAGGCGAACAGGACCGCGAGGACGTGTTTCGGATTCATCTCGTCGGGGACCTCCGCGGGGAGGGTACTGCCGGAATCGTAAGCGACGCTCACGTTTACCCCCTTTCCCCGGTTTTCACTTTCCGAGAAACGGACGAGGAGGTATAGATCCTCCCGGTCTAGAGTAGGTATCATGTGTTCGCCGGACCGAGAGCAACGTTCCCCGTCCCACGACTCACACCACCGTTGCACGCGCGACCACCGCGGCGACGCGACCGGGAGACGCCGTGACCCGACCGACGGGCGCAGGCGCTCGGTTCTCCGGGCGGGTGCGCTCGGGATTGGGGCGTCTCTCGCGGGGTGTCTCGGTGGCTTGACCGGCGACGGCGGCGAGGTCCCGGCCGCGATTTCGGTCGCGGGGGGTCTCGACTGCGACGCGTGCGGGATGGTCGTCGAGAAGCATCCGGGTCCCAACGGCCAACTCTTCTACGAGGGCGACAGTCCCGAGGGCCACGACAACCCCGCGCGATTCGACTCGCTGAAGCAGTGTTTCTTCCCGTACAAACTCGAACACGAGCAGATGGGGTGGAACCTCGACGCGGCCTACGTCACCGACTACTCGTCGGTGGACTACGACGTTTCGACGCAGGGCGGGACGACGACTATCTCCTCGCACACCGCTCCGGAGTCGTTCGCGCGGGCGAAGGACGTTCAGTACGTCGTGGACAGCGAAGTAGAAGGCGCGATGGGACCGGACTTCGTTCCGTTCTCGACGCAGGGCGACGCCCAGTCGTTCGCCGACGAGTACGGCGGCGAAGTCGTCTCCTACGGCGACATCGGCGAAGGGCTACTCGGGAGGTGACCTCGTTCGCGGTCGGACTAGTCGGAGCGGTTCGGGCCGTCGGTCTCGACTTCGACCGCGACCTCGTTGCGGCGCATGAACGGCGGCGTCCACGGGTCGTCGTACTGGAGGACGACCGGACGGCCGAGCGGTTCGAGGTCCCGCGTTTCGAGTTCGTCTCGCAGGTCCCGGAGGTTTCGCTCGATTCGGTCGTCGGTCGCGTACCACGAGAACCGCTGGACGGCGAGCGTCCGCGGGGGTTCGACCACGAGTCTGACTCTCGGGTCGGTCGGCGTCGGCGCGGTGCCGGGCGTGTACTCCTCGGGCAGGTAGAACGCCATGGTGACGCCGCCGTCCCGCGTGGCGGACTTGGCCGTGGTGCGGACCGGCGCGGTCATCGGGACGCTCTCGCCGTCGGTCCACGCGGTCCGGACCGGCGTCGTCATCGAAACCTCGGTTCCCCCGGCGTCGGTCGCCACGGGTGCGGTCATCGAGAGTTCCTCGTCGGCGGCGTTCTCGCCGGAGATGTACCGGAAGAGGCGGCCGAAGGCGGTTCGCTGGTCGTCTGCGGTGGTCTCCACGAGGACGGTCCGGGTGTAGCGCCGGAGTTCCACGCCGTCGAAGGTCTCTACGGTCTCGTAGGGGACTGTCTCGGTCGTTCGGTCCACGTAGGTTCCCCACCCGACCCACGCCGCGAGGAGTCCGCCCACCCCGGCGAGTAGTGCCTTGGTTCGAGTGCGCATAGGTCGGGTACGCCGGGCGACGTGAAAAGTTCGCGCGACGGATTCAGCGGGACCGGCGCGTAAATCTACGCCGGGCCAGCGTGTGACCGAACGGAGACGCCGGGGGACGCGGCGTCGAACTCGCACCGGTAAGAGGTACTTCGACGTATTTTTAGGGAACGTCCTCTTTCTCACCCGTATGGCAGACTTTCAGGTCGTCGTCGCGGACCCCGAATCCGGGGCGACCCACCAGCGCGACGTAGACGGACAGGACGCGAACCGATTCCTCGGCAAATCCATCGGCGAGGAAGCAGACGGCGGTGCGGTCGGTCTCGACGGCTACACGGTCGAGATTACCGGCGGTTCCGACGACGCCGGTCGCCCGATGCGCGGCGACGTGGCAGGCCCGAACCTCAAGGAAGTCCTCCTCGACGGCGGCACGGGCTACAAGCCCTCCCGCGACGGCGAGCGCAAGCGCGTGACCGTCCGCGGCGGCGAGGTCAGCGAGGCCACCGCCCAACTCAACGTCAAAATCAGCGAACGCGGCGACGAGTCCGTCGAGGACCTCCTCGGCGGCGGCGAAGACGACGAGTAGCGCCGCGACCACAGAGGTTTTCTCTCTCACGTCCCTACTGGCGGCCAGCACCCGCTATGGCCGACCGCATCTCAAGCGACCACTCCTCGCTGACGACCGTCCGCTCGACGCTCGCCCGAAGCGGGGGTCTCGACCGCCCGAAAGTCGAGATTCCCGCCGACGAGTCCGACCGATTCCCCGACGGCGAGGTCGTGCGCGTCGTCGCCGGGGACCACGAGTACCGCGCCCGCATCGAGTCGCCGCTGACCGGCGACGGCCGCGAGATTCGGGGTCTCTACGAGACGCCCTCGGCCGCGCGCAACCCCGGCGACGGCGAAAACCACCTCTCGTCGTGGCTGGCCGACACCACCGTCGAGTTCGGCCAGTCGGTCCTCGTGGACGTAATCGAGGCGGGATTCAAGTACGGCCTGCGCGAACCCGGCCAGCGCGTCTTCTACGAGGCCACCGAATCGCCCGACGACAGTCTGGCGAGCATTGCGGAGCAACTGGACGAATAGTTCTCGACGGCGTTTAGAATCGTATAGCTGTCTTTGAGCAATAATTTCATCCGTTAGAGAAAGTCTTTTGTTTCTCCTCGGCGCGTGCGGGCACGGCGTCGTCGGGAGCGGAGCGACCGACGGCTCGGGGGACGCGGGTTGTCCCCCGGCGCTCGCGAGCGCCGCGGCTCGCACGCGAGGGACGACACCGACCGAGCGAAGCGACGGGAGTGAGGAGGTTGGGGGGGACGAGGGCGGTGCCGTGCGGTCGCGGTATGATTGGCTCACGCCTGTCGCTGGCGTCTCGTCGTCCGTTTCGTCGGTCTCTCTTTCACCGTCATTTTCGTCGGTCTCTCTTTCACCGTCATTTTCGTCGGTCTCTCTTTCACCGTCATTTTCGTCGGTCTCTCGTTTCCTCCCGCGCCGCGCATCGCTCGCCCGGACACCCGGACCGTGGTCCAGTCGGCCGAGCGTTCGCTGGCGGTCGGTCGGGCGAGCGCATCCCGTGGTCGGTGTCGCCGAGCGCACCCCGTGGCCGAGTACCAAGACTTTTACCCCGGAAAGTCGCGTTCGAAACCATGAGCGACGACGCCGAGCGCGACGAGTTGGTGGACGACGAGACGATTCCCGAGGACGTGGACGAAGCGGAACTCGAAGAGATGGCCGAGGAGGACCCGGCCGCCGCCTTCGAACACGTCGGGGAGATTCCCGGCACGCACCTCCGGGCCGCGGAGTTCTGGGACGACATCCTCGCCGACATGGAGGCGACCGCCGAGGAGTACGAGACCGACGGGTGGGACACCCTCCAACTCCACCCCGGCGACGTGACCGCGCTCGTCCCCGACGAACACGACGACCGGTTCGGTCTCGACGTGCTGGCACCCGACGACGAGTTCGAGGAACTCCAAGGCCTGCTGGAAGGTGACGCCTCCTTCGACGCCTACGAGGTGTTCCGCGCGATGGCCGACGGTCTGGTGCTGTTCGTGGTCGCCATGGAGGACCGCGACCGGGAGATTGCGGTCCTCTACCCCGCCTACTACGACGCCCAGAACGCCCAAGCGATGCTCACGGCCGCCGAGAGCGCCGGGGAGATGCGGACCTACGTCCGGACGCTGACCGAAGAACAAATCGAGTTCACCCACGACGAACCCGAGAACTTCGGCCCGCCGTCTAGCGAGGGCGACGAGGGCGAGTAAGCCGACGGCGAGTGAGTCGCCGAGCGTAGCGCCGGACTGCGACCGACCGAGGTCGGCCGACGGACCGATACGGGCGGACGCCGAACTCCTCGTCGGATGACCGGAGCGGACATCGACTCGCCGACAGAAATCACCGACACCATCGAGCAACCCGACCGGGGCGCACTTCGACGCGCGCTGTTCGACTTCAAGCGATGGTTCCTGATAGACGCCAACCGCTGGTTCGTCGTCGGCCTGCTCGCCGGAGCGACGTTCGTCCTGACCGTCGTCGTCGGGACGTTCGGGCCGGTGTCGGTCCAGCGATTCCTCTCGGAAGGCGTCTCACCCGGCACGACGCTGGTGGAACTGCTCAAGACCATCGTCTCGGTCGTCACCATCGTTCTCTCCATCAATCAACTCGTCCTGTCGCCGGAACTCGGTCCCGTCAGCGACCAGCGCGGTCGGTTAGAAGACACGATGGAACTCCGCCGCCGGAGCGAGGGCCTGCTCGACGACACCGTGAGTCCGCTCTCGCCGGGCCAGTATCTCGACGACCTCGTGTCGGCGCTCCGCGACCGAGCGACCGACCTCCGGGCGGACGTGACGGGCGGTCCCGAGTTGGAGAGCGAAGTGGACGACTTCGCCGAGAACCTCGCGGCCGACGCCGAGAGCGTGAACGAGGAACTCGCCGACGCCAAGTTCGGCGACTTCGAGGCGGTCGCGGCCGTGATGGACTTCGACACCTCCGGGAAGATACGCCACCTGCGCCGGATTCGCAAGGAGTACGCCGACCAGTTGGACGACGACGAGCGCGAGGCGCTGGTCGAGACGGTCAACGCCTTGGAGTTGTTCGTCATCGCCCGAAGCTATCTGAAGACGACCTACATCCGCACGGAGTTCATCAACTTCTCGCGGGCGCTCCTCTACGTCGGTCTCCCGTCGCTCCTGCTGGCGTTCTGGGCCGCACAGACGTACGACCCCGGCGTGTTCCCCGGCCAGACGCTCGGCGTCGAGAACCGCCTCTGGTTCGTCAGCGGCGCGGCCACCGTCTCGCTGGTGCCGTTCGTCACGCTCATTTCGTACATCTCGCGGCTGGCGACCGTCTCCCAATCGACGCTGTTCATCGGTCCGTTCGTCGCCGGGAGCGAACAGCACGAAGAAGAGTAGTCCCTGCGTTGGTTATCCGACCAACGGTTTTATAGCGTTGGCTATAGAACCAACGAACGATGGATGGTCGTGACGGACGACGATTTCGACGGATACGAACGGACGAAGGTGTACGACGACGGGACGCTGGTTCGCATTTCGGTTCGTCGGACCGAGGACGGTTCGTATCCCTCGGGATGGCGGTATACGCTCCACTATGGCGCACTCACACCCGACTCGAAAACACTCGAAGACGGGACAATCAGGCGGTACGACAACGCACACGAGGATACGAAAGGTCACGAACGACACGTCGCACCCGACCCAGAACCAGAACACGTCGACTTCCCCGGAATGGCGGAACTCTACGAACGGTTTTGGGACGAAATACCGATAACGCGATTCGGACCATCTGACCACAATAAGTGATACACATGACCGAACCTAAGAACATACTCTTAGTTACAGTCGGCCGCGGTGAGGAGACGTACGAAGAGGGACTGAAAGCGATTCGACGACTCGACCGTGGCGAGTCGGTTGAAAAACCGACGACAGTGACGTTTGCGAACGAGAAACAACTCGGAAGCGTCTTCGACGAGCGCACTTACGCGCTTCTTCGGGTCGTTCGAGAGAACTCTCCCGACAGTATCCGAGAGACGGCACGGCTCGTCGGACGGGACGTGAAAAACGTCCATCGAGAACTGACGAAACTGGAAGCTCTCGGAATCATCCGCTTCGAGAAAGACGGTCAGTCGAAGCGACCCGTGTTTCCGTACGACGACCTCTTTATTAGTCCGTTCGCGCACGACGCGGGCGATACCGCCGCGCCGGTCTGATTTCGGACTACATCCGCCTCGGCCGTCAGTCGTCGGTCTCGGCGGCGTCCCCGGTCTCCATCTCGTGGCCGCAGTTCGGACACTCCAGTTCGTCGTGGCGCAACTGCTCGCTGGCCGACCGGACCTCGCGCATCACGCCCGAGATGCGGTCTTCGGCCTCCAACTCCTCTTCGACCGACAAGTCCACGCCCTCGACTTCGAGCAGGAACTTCGCCACCTCGGTCACTTCGTACATCATGTCGTCCAACTCCTCGGCGGTGAAGAAGCCGGACATCGCGCCGTAGAGGAACGTCGCACCGGACTGTCGGACCTTATCCTCGAACGACGAGCGGGCCTGATTGACCGCCTGCGGGGTGTAGGTGTCGGTCATGAACGGCACGAGGCCGGGGAGGTTCTCGCCGATTTTTGTCATCTCGACCCCGGTCTCGGTCCGGAAGTCGGCACAGAGCCGCGCGATGGCCCACTCGCGGGCCGTGATGTAGGTCCGGTCGCGCAGAAACTCGTTGACCCGCTCGTACTGCGCGCCGTCCATCTTCTTGAAGCGTTCGTACTTCCGCACGTCCGCCGGAACGTCTTCGGTTTGGGTGGCTTGCTCTTCGCTTTCGACCGCTCGCTCGTCGCGTTCGTCGGCGTCGTCGGCGGACCGTTCGGCGTCCTGCTTGTCGTTCTCGGGCGGACGCGGTGGGTCGTCTGCCATGAATCCGGGTAGCGGTGGAAGGTGGAAAAGCGTATCGTCTGGTGGTAAGGGTGGCGGGCTACACAATTGTTTTGTCGGAGGCGGCGGTTGGGTGAGGTATGAACGTCCTGCTCGGAATCGGCGGAAGCGACGACTCGCTCCGCGCGCTCGAAGAGACCATCGAACGCGCGCAGGCCGCAGGCGACGACCTCACGGTAGCTATACTCGAAAACCCCGAGAGCGAACGCGAGACCCGCGACATCGAGACGCGGGTGTTCGAGGCGCTCGAAACGGCGGAGTTCGCGGCCGGTGTCAGACACCTCTCGGGCGACCCCGGAAGCCGACTCGTGGACCTCGCCGAACGCGAAGAGTTCGACCAAATCGTTCTCGGCGGCGGCCAGCGCAGTCCGATGGGGAAAATCAAACTCGGCCACATCGCGGAGTTCGTCCTCCTCAACTCCCCGGTCAGCGTCAAACTGGTACGATGAGTCGAAGCGAGCGTAGCTATCCGGACGAAGCGGCGGGGTCGTTCCCGAAGCCGCCGCTGTCGTTCGCCGACAAGGAAGGTCGGGAACTGGAGATTCGGCCCTACGAGGACGACGAGTTCGAAGCCGTCGTGGAGATGTACGCCGATTTCGAACCCGCCGACCGCGCGCAGGGCATCCCTCCGGCCACCGAGTCGCGGGTCCGCGATTGGTTCGAGAACCTGCTGGACGGTCTCAACGTGGTCGCGTGGCACGACGACCGGGCGGTCGGTCACGCCACGCTGGTCCCCGACGAGGACGCCTACGAACTCGCCATCTTCGTCCATCAGGAGTACCAGCGCGCGGGCATCGGGTCGAACCTCATCCGGGCGTTGCTCGGCCACGGGCAGGCCAACGGCGTCGAGAAGGTGTGGCTGACGGTCGAACGCTGGAACCACGCCGCGGTGAATCTCTACGAGTCCGTCGGGTTCGAGACCCACGGCACCGAGAGCTTCGAGATAGAGATGGTCCTCAGGCTCTGAATCGGGTCGAAGCGGACGCCGACGGGAACAAAGTCCCGAACGCCCGCGGAAAACGGCCAGCGCAGTCACGAAGGTCCGACACTGCTCACGAAGTCGTTCCTCCGGCGAAACGGGTACGACGACGCGGACGAGGGGGGTGACGGCGAAAAAAGCGCGTAGGCGACTTCACACCGACAGCACGGGTTGGCTGGCGTACAGAAGGACGTACTCGGCGGCCTTCTCCAGCACTTCGCCGGGTTCCCCGCTGAGCGGTTCGCGCGGAATCACGAGGAAGTCGGCGTCGATGTCCTCGGCGGTGTCGAGAACCGCGCTTCCGGGATGTTGGGTCTTTCTGGTGGTCGAGAAGCCGAAGGCGTTCGAGGTAGAGACGGTCACGCCGTAGTCGGACGCGAGTTCGCGCACCTCCTCGATGAACGTCTCGGTGTCCGAGAGAACGTCCTCCTTGGCGACGGCCCCGCGTTCGATGCCCCGGACGAGTTCCTCACCGAGGACGTACATCGCATGGACCGACGCGCCGTACTGTTCGGCGACGGCGACGGCGTACTCGACGGCTTCGACCGACTCGTCGCTCCCATCGACCGGAACGAGGACGGTATCAACTTCGAGCGGCGGCGCGGTCATGTGCGTACGTGGACGGGCATCGGGCAAAAATCCTCGCTTCGAGTGGGGGCGTGACTGTGTTGTTCTTGTCGGGAGTAGAGGGGGTCGTGACGCCAGCAGGAACCACTCCGAAGAAGGCGAGCCGGTAGCGTCAGGGTCAAGCAACGGAGTCCCGCGACGGCAATCTATCGCCGACTCCGAGGAGTCACCGCACCGCCCCGCACAGCACCGCGACGGCCTCACGCCTCCCCAGCCTCGTCGTTCGCTCCCTGCGGTCGCTCACTCCTCCCTCGCGCGGATGGGCGCGGCGCACGAGCGCCGGGGGACAACCCGCATCCCCCGAGCCGTCGGTCGCTCGTTCGCGGTTGTACCGCTCTCAGTCGCGCCGCGTTGCGGCGCGCACCGCTCCCGACGACGCCGCGCCCGCACGCGCCGACAGAGGGAAATAAAATCCTAACTCTAAGAATTGTTTTTCTTTCCTTCGCATATCTTTACCAGTTCGAACACGCACCTCGTCGGCGTCCGACGGCGCGACGGCCGGTGGCCGCGTTCGCGCCGGATACCCCGATTCCAAACGTTCAAACCCGAAGCCGACCAACCCCGGCCCAGTGACCGCAAGCGATTCGTGGCGCGAGGTGTTCGGCCACGCCGACCCGTACGACGAGCAGGTGGACGGCATCGAAACCGCCATCGACACCGCCGAAGACGGCGGATTCGCGGTGGTCGAGGGTGCCTGCGGGACCGGCAAGACCATGCTAGCGCTGACGGCGGGCATCCACCTCGTCCGCGACCCCGACAGCCACTACGAGCGGGTGGTCGTCCTCACCAGCGTCAAACAGCAACTCCGCCAGTTCGAAGAAGACCTCCGGACCGTCAATTCGAATCTCCCCGACGACTGGGACCCCGTGACGGCGCTCACCCTCGTCGGGAAGGCCGACGTGTGCCCGTACAACCGCGAGAACGCCGGTGGCATCGACGACTCGAACGTCTACGAGCGATGCGAGTCGCTCCGCGAGGACACTCGCGCCATCACCGGCGAGGCCGGAGCGACGACCGGTCGAAATCTCGTCTCGCGCGCGCGAAGCCAGCAGACCGGACTGGCCGACTCGGGGTCCCAAGGCCGGGCCGCCGCGAGTTATCTCGAAACCGCCGACGAACCGACGCCCTACCCGCCGGAGATGCCCGAGTACGACGACGTGGAGTACTGTCCGTTCTACGCGCAGTTCTTGGAGGAACTACCGGAGGACGGCGACCCCGTGGAGGCGGTCCCGTTCGACTTCGATAGCATGGGTCTCATCGACCCCGAAGAGTTGGTCTCGCTGTCGGTCCAGCACGGCACCTGCCCGCACTCGATGATGGGCGCAATCTTGGCCCACGCCGAAGTCGTCGTCGGCAACTACTACCACGCCTTCGACCCCGTGACGACCGGCGGGTTCACCGGCGCGCTACTGGACGACTCGACCTTCGTCGTCTGCGACGAGGCACACATGCTCGAACCCCGCGTCCGTGACCTCGTGAGCGACGCGGTGGGCGACAAGACCCTGCGCGACGCCGAGTCGGAACTCACCCGCGTCGTCCAACCCCTGAAGTTCGACGGCGACAAGGAGACCCATACCACCGCGGACGCCGACCTCGTGCGCGGCGAACTCGAAGACAGCGACGTGACCCTCTCGGACGTGGAAGCGACCCGCGACTTCTTCCGCGATTTGCGAGAGGAACTGGACCGCCGGGTCACGGCCCACCTCGAACGCGAACACCGCGGATGGAAGTCGAACCTCCACGACCTGCCCGACGACGAGATTCCCCTGCGGGACCCGACCCATCCCCAACCCGACGAAATCTCGGAGTGGGCCGAGTCGGAGGGCTACCACGACGGCATCTGGGTCAAGTCCGAGGCGGTCGGCGCAGTCGTTGCCCGCATCCTGAACGAGGCCGAGGACGACGAGAAAGAGCGGGCGGCCCCGGCCGCGGGCCGGGTCCTCGGCGAGTGGTACCGCAACGACCACGAACACTACTTCCGGGAGATAGAACTCGAACGGACGTGGAACGAGAAGGAACCCGACACTTCGTGGCGGCGCGCGTACAACGCCCGCCTCGCCATGCAGAACTGCGTGCCCAGCGACGCCATCGGCGAGCGACTCGCGGAGTTCGGCGGCGGCGTCCTGATGAGCGCGACTCTCGAACCGTTGGACGTGTTCGAGGAGGTGACGGGCCTGAACCACCTCGCCGAGGAGCAGGGCCGTCCGGTCGAGGAACGGACCTACGGCCTGAACTTCCCCGAGGAGCGCCGCGAGAGCTTCGCCGTGGACGCCCCAAAGTTCACCTACGACAACCGGGGTGCGCCGGGCGAGCAGACCCAAGCACGGCAGATGTACGCCGACGCGCTCCGCGACGTTGCGACCGAGACGCCCGGCAACGTCCTCGTGGGGATGCCCAACTACGCCGAGGCGGAGTGGGCGGCCGAGACCCTGCGGGAGAACCCCAAAGTCGGGAAGTCGGTCCTGCTGGACGAGAGTAGCGCCGACGACGTGACCGAGGACCTGAAAGCCGAGTTCTTCGGCGGCGACTCGAAGGTCCTCGTGACCAGTCTCCGGGGCACCCTCACCGAGGGCGTCGATTACGAGGGTGACCGACTCAGCGCCGCGGTGGTCTGTGGCGTCCCCATCATCAACACCGCGAGTCCCCGGACCAAAGCCGTCAGGACCGCCTACGAGCGAGCGTTCGGCGACGGCTTCGAGTACGCGCTGACGGTCCCCGCGGTCCGGAAGGCGCGCCAAGCCCTCGGCCGCGTGATTCGCGGTCCCGAGGAGGTCGGAGTCCGCGTGCTGGTGGACTCGCGGTACGCCCGCGACTCGTGGGACAGCGTGCGCGAGTACTTCCCCGAGACCGAACGCGAGGAGTTCCAGCCGGTGAGTCCGGACATGCTGTCGCTCGGAGTAGAGCGATTCTGGCGCGGGACGGAGTAGTCGGTCTACGTCCCGTTGCCCTCAACTAACTCGTCGAGTTCCCGGTTCACGTCGGTTATCTGGTCGGTCTGGTCGTCCAGTTCCACGGAGATTTCGTCGGTTCGCTCGGCGATTTCGTCGGCGTTCTCGGTCGTCTGGTCTATCATCGCGGCGACCTCTTCGGTACTCGCGGCCTGTTGGTCGGTCGCCGACGCCACCTCTTCGATGCCCTGATTGACCTCGTGGACCGACTCGGCGATGTCGTCTAAACTCCCGACCGCCGTGTCTACCGTCTTTATCCCCTCGTCTATCCGCGAATTGCTCTCTTCGAGACTCTCGACGGCGTTCTCGGTGTCGGCTTGGATGCGACTGACTTTCTGTTCGATTTCGCTCGCCTGCGTCTGGGACTCTTCGGCCAGAGTCTTGATTTCGTCGGCGACCACCGCGAAGCCGTCGCCGCCTTCGCTGGCGCGTGCGGCCTCGATGTTGGCGTTGAGCGCGAGCAGGTTGGTCTGTTCGGCGATGTCGTTGATGACGCCGACGATGTTGTCGATGTCCTGAACGCTCTCACGAATCGTCTGCACGTCGCTGGCGACGCTATCGGCCGCGTCCTGTATCTCGGTCATCGTCTCTTGGGCTTCTTCGGCGGCGTCCTGCCCTCGTTCGGCCTCTTGGCGGGCTTTCTCGCTGGCCGACGCGACTTCTTCCGACGACGAGGCGATTTCCTCGACTGCGGCGCTCAGGTCCGAAACCTCCTCGGACACCTGCGACATCCCGTCGGACTGTTCGCGTGCGAGCGCGGTGATTTCGTGAACTTGGTCGGCGATGCCTTCCGAGGACTCCTGTAGTTCCGCGAGCGAGGTCTGTATCTCGCTGGCGGCCTCGCGGTCGTAGTCGGCGTCGTCGTCTATGTCCTGTTCTATCTCTTCGACTTCCGTCTCCAGTTCGACTTCTCCCGCGTATTCGATGTCGTCTCGTTCCGCTTCGTCACCGCTATCGGAGCGTTCTACTCCGTTTTCGAACGCTTCCCCCGATTCATCCATATTTGAACATGTTTACTGCTCTTTGAAAAATACATGGGTTATCGAAATTTTCACATAATCTCCCCTATTCCCTCGGCCAAAAATGGTAATTTATTTATTTTCCG
It contains:
- a CDS encoding universal stress protein yields the protein MTAPPLEVDTVLVPVDGSDESVEAVEYAVAVAEQYGASVHAMYVLGEELVRGIERGAVAKEDVLSDTETFIEEVRELASDYGVTVSTSNAFGFSTTRKTQHPGSAVLDTAEDIDADFLVIPREPLSGEPGEVLEKAAEYVLLYASQPVLSV
- a CDS encoding ATP-dependent DNA helicase; the encoded protein is MTASDSWREVFGHADPYDEQVDGIETAIDTAEDGGFAVVEGACGTGKTMLALTAGIHLVRDPDSHYERVVVLTSVKQQLRQFEEDLRTVNSNLPDDWDPVTALTLVGKADVCPYNRENAGGIDDSNVYERCESLREDTRAITGEAGATTGRNLVSRARSQQTGLADSGSQGRAAASYLETADEPTPYPPEMPEYDDVEYCPFYAQFLEELPEDGDPVEAVPFDFDSMGLIDPEELVSLSVQHGTCPHSMMGAILAHAEVVVGNYYHAFDPVTTGGFTGALLDDSTFVVCDEAHMLEPRVRDLVSDAVGDKTLRDAESELTRVVQPLKFDGDKETHTTADADLVRGELEDSDVTLSDVEATRDFFRDLREELDRRVTAHLEREHRGWKSNLHDLPDDEIPLRDPTHPQPDEISEWAESEGYHDGIWVKSEAVGAVVARILNEAEDDEKERAAPAAGRVLGEWYRNDHEHYFREIELERTWNEKEPDTSWRRAYNARLAMQNCVPSDAIGERLAEFGGGVLMSATLEPLDVFEEVTGLNHLAEEQGRPVEERTYGLNFPEERRESFAVDAPKFTYDNRGAPGEQTQARQMYADALRDVATETPGNVLVGMPNYAEAEWAAETLRENPKVGKSVLLDESSADDVTEDLKAEFFGGDSKVLVTSLRGTLTEGVDYEGDRLSAAVVCGVPIINTASPRTKAVRTAYERAFGDGFEYALTVPAVRKARQALGRVIRGPEEVGVRVLVDSRYARDSWDSVREYFPETEREEFQPVSPDMLSLGVERFWRGTE
- a CDS encoding methyl-accepting chemotaxis protein; translated protein: MDESGEAFENGVERSDSGDEAERDDIEYAGEVELETEVEEIEQDIDDDADYDREAASEIQTSLAELQESSEGIADQVHEITALAREQSDGMSQVSEEVSDLSAAVEEIASSSEEVASASEKARQEAERGQDAAEEAQETMTEIQDAADSVASDVQTIRESVQDIDNIVGVINDIAEQTNLLALNANIEAARASEGGDGFAVVADEIKTLAEESQTQASEIEQKVSRIQADTENAVESLEESNSRIDEGIKTVDTAVGSLDDIAESVHEVNQGIEEVASATDQQAASTEEVAAMIDQTTENADEIAERTDEISVELDDQTDQITDVNRELDELVEGNGT